A stretch of the Rhodospirillaceae bacterium genome encodes the following:
- a CDS encoding DUF169 domain-containing protein: MLPSSPSESSVGDDARPAYDYAGLVAGLNRYLRLRTTPIGMKLFETVEAMEAVPRIRRPGGTIHTTDQIVAQACRLNWTVGITQEDLVGAQCGAVIGLHPQNPEWLSGEHMAGVWFETSADAAAHQEAMDVVPHGTYAAMAVSPLAAGRLDPPDICLIYGTPAQMILFINGLQWTGYRKLEWGCVGESACADSWGRALKTGEPSLSIPCFAERRYGGVLEDELLMAIPPSYLPGVIDGLAALSKNGLRYPIPQFGIQGDARAGLAASYG, encoded by the coding sequence ATGCTGCCCTCATCCCCGTCCGAATCGTCCGTGGGCGACGATGCGCGCCCGGCCTACGACTATGCGGGCCTCGTCGCGGGCCTGAACCGCTATCTGCGCTTGCGCACGACGCCCATCGGCATGAAGCTGTTCGAAACGGTCGAGGCCATGGAGGCGGTGCCGCGCATCCGGCGGCCCGGGGGCACGATCCACACGACCGACCAGATCGTCGCCCAGGCCTGCCGTCTCAACTGGACGGTCGGCATCACCCAGGAGGATCTGGTCGGCGCCCAGTGCGGCGCGGTGATCGGCCTGCATCCGCAGAACCCGGAATGGCTTTCCGGCGAGCATATGGCCGGCGTGTGGTTCGAGACATCGGCCGATGCTGCCGCCCACCAGGAAGCGATGGATGTGGTCCCGCACGGAACCTACGCCGCAATGGCGGTTTCGCCGCTCGCCGCCGGCCGGCTCGATCCGCCGGACATCTGCCTGATCTACGGCACGCCGGCCCAGATGATTCTGTTCATCAACGGGCTGCAATGGACCGGCTACAGGAAACTCGAATGGGGCTGCGTCGGCGAGAGCGCCTGCGCCGACAGCTGGGGCCGCGCGCTCAAGACCGGCGAGCCCAGCCTGTCGATCCCGTGCTTTGCCGAACGGCGTTATGGCGGCGTGCTGGAGGATGAGCTGCTGATGGCGATTCCGCCGTCCTACCTGCCGGGCGTGATCGACGGTCTGGCCGCCCTGTCGAAGAACGGCCTGCGCTACCCGATCCCGCAATTCGGCATCCAGGGCGATGCCCGGGCCGGGCTGGCGGCGAGCTACGGCTGA